A stretch of bacterium DNA encodes these proteins:
- a CDS encoding TetR/AcrR family transcriptional regulator, with amino-acid sequence DGLGKFTAASVAGEVGITDGTLFRHFDSMEAVVNAAIDRLVERLNEGLPPEDPDPLRRLGAFLRHRFRMISTEPAILKLFFSDQLTQAAGKAGVEKIRRVQHGSMSFIRRCVSEAGNAGLLRPGPRPDELVTIIQGAVLGELLRFTYAGAAHPAPASRRGARLWKTLEALIRAEE; translated from the coding sequence GGACGGGCTGGGGAAATTCACCGCGGCGTCCGTGGCGGGCGAGGTCGGCATCACCGACGGCACCCTCTTTCGGCATTTCGACAGCATGGAGGCGGTCGTGAACGCCGCGATCGATCGGCTGGTCGAGCGGCTGAACGAGGGCTTGCCGCCGGAAGATCCGGACCCTCTTCGGCGCCTCGGCGCATTTTTGCGGCATCGTTTTCGGATGATTTCCACGGAACCGGCGATCCTCAAGCTGTTTTTCTCCGACCAGTTGACGCAGGCCGCGGGCAAGGCCGGCGTGGAAAAGATTCGCCGCGTGCAGCACGGCTCGATGTCGTTCATCCGCCGGTGCGTTTCGGAGGCGGGCAACGCCGGGCTCCTGCGCCCGGGCCCCCGCCCGGACGAGCTTGTCACCATCATCCAGGGCGCCGTTCTCGGCGAACTGCTTCGTTTCACCTACGCCGGGGCGGCTCATCCCGCGCCGGCGTCGCGCCGAGGCGCGAGGCTCTGGAAAACGCTCGAAGCCCTTATCCGGGCCGAGGAATAA
- a CDS encoding DUF6448 family protein, translating to MSLALLAAPTPARAHCDTLDGPVIADARAALEAGDPASVLKWVNKAGEAEIREAFEHALIVRKLGPEARELADRHFFETLVRVHRAGEGAPYTGLKPAGGEIDPGIRAADAGLTSGSVDETIHLLNEEIAHGIRARFAKVREAAKHKDHNVEAGRAFVAAYVDYIHYVEGLFEKAEGPSAHQGSSESAAHLHHE from the coding sequence ATGAGCCTCGCCTTGCTCGCCGCGCCCACCCCCGCACGCGCACATTGCGACACACTCGATGGGCCGGTCATCGCGGACGCCCGTGCGGCGCTCGAGGCGGGCGATCCGGCTTCCGTTCTCAAATGGGTCAACAAAGCCGGCGAAGCCGAAATTCGTGAGGCCTTCGAACATGCGTTGATTGTCCGCAAACTCGGACCGGAAGCCCGCGAGCTCGCCGACCGGCATTTCTTCGAGACGCTGGTTCGCGTCCACCGGGCGGGCGAAGGCGCGCCGTACACCGGCCTGAAGCCCGCGGGCGGCGAGATCGACCCCGGCATCCGGGCGGCGGACGCGGGGCTGACGAGCGGGTCGGTCGACGAGACGATCCATCTTCTGAACGAGGAGATCGCGCACGGGATTCGCGCGCGTTTCGCAAAGGTCCGCGAAGCCGCCAAGCACAAGGATCACAACGTCGAAGCGGGCCGCGCTTTCGTGGCGGCGTACGTCGATTACATTCATTACGTCGAGGGCCTGTTTGAAAAGGCCGAAGGACCCTCCGCGCATCAGGGATCGAGCGAATCGGCCGCGCACCTCCATCACGAGTAG
- a CDS encoding site-2 protease family protein: MDRELLLRILINVPALMLAVSFHEAAHAWVADRLGDPTARQLGRVTMNPLKHIDPVGSVIVPLFLSLAGGIMFGWAKPVPVQVHLLNKPKRDEALVSVAGPISNLVLALVAAILLRVLLMLPASIETAVEPFKYLAIGLIFINVILAVFNMIPIPPLDGSHVVAFFLPDEAAERFMSIGMYGMILVLVLIIMDPLNIGFWPRVIQPIVVAFMGLFEKIAGIG, from the coding sequence TTGGACCGCGAGCTCCTTCTTAGAATTCTCATCAACGTGCCGGCATTGATGCTGGCCGTTTCGTTTCATGAGGCCGCGCACGCGTGGGTGGCGGATCGCCTGGGCGATCCGACGGCGCGTCAGCTCGGCCGCGTGACGATGAATCCGCTCAAGCACATCGACCCGGTCGGCTCGGTGATCGTGCCGTTGTTCCTGTCGCTCGCGGGCGGGATCATGTTCGGCTGGGCGAAGCCGGTTCCGGTGCAGGTGCACCTCTTGAACAAGCCGAAGCGCGACGAGGCGCTCGTGTCCGTGGCGGGGCCGATTTCCAACCTCGTTCTGGCGCTTGTCGCGGCGATCCTTTTACGAGTGCTTTTGATGCTTCCGGCGTCGATCGAGACGGCGGTCGAGCCGTTCAAATACCTGGCGATCGGGCTGATTTTCATCAACGTCATTCTCGCGGTGTTCAACATGATCCCGATCCCGCCGCTTGACGGCAGCCACGTGGTGGCGTTTTTTCTGCCCGACGAGGCGGCCGAGCGTTTCATGTCGATCGGCATGTACGGCATGATCCTCGTGCTGGTGCTCATCATCATGGACCCGCTCAATATCGGTTTCTGGCCGCGCGTCATCCAGCCGATCGTCGTCGCGTTCATGGGGTTGTTCGAAAAGATCGCGGGGATCGGATGA
- the trpS gene encoding tryptophan--tRNA ligase, giving the protein MTDDKKPSPGRKRVLSGMRPTGKLHIGHLHGALANWIELAKENDCFFFSADWHALTSDYGDTARIGQQTREMILDWLAAGLDPDKCVIFVQSEVKEHAELYLLLSMITPLPWALGCPTFKEQQEQITDKDLNTLGFLGYPILQAADILIYRAHFVPVGIDQIPHIEITRDVARRFNNFYGDVLIQPEGRLTEVPKIPGTDGRKMSKSYGNTIDLSDEPDVVRQKVSTMVTDPARKRRKDPGNPEICPVYTLWKAYKPLDELGWVREGCTTASIGCLDCKRPLIDLINAQLEPIQARRKALEADPGRLDAIMDAGNAKARAAAEETMHAVRSSMGLRP; this is encoded by the coding sequence ATGACGGACGACAAGAAACCATCGCCCGGACGCAAGCGCGTCCTTTCCGGCATGCGCCCGACGGGCAAGCTGCACATCGGGCATCTGCACGGCGCGCTCGCGAACTGGATCGAGTTGGCGAAAGAGAACGACTGCTTTTTCTTTTCCGCCGACTGGCACGCGCTGACCTCGGACTACGGCGACACCGCGCGCATCGGGCAGCAGACGCGGGAGATGATCCTGGACTGGCTCGCGGCGGGGCTTGACCCGGACAAGTGCGTCATCTTCGTGCAGAGCGAGGTGAAAGAGCACGCGGAACTCTATCTGTTGCTATCCATGATCACTCCCCTGCCCTGGGCCCTTGGCTGCCCCACCTTCAAGGAGCAGCAGGAGCAGATCACCGACAAGGACCTGAATACCCTCGGGTTCCTCGGCTATCCGATTCTCCAGGCGGCGGACATCCTCATTTATCGCGCGCATTTCGTGCCTGTGGGGATCGACCAGATTCCGCACATCGAGATCACGCGCGACGTGGCGCGGCGGTTCAACAATTTCTATGGCGACGTCCTCATCCAGCCGGAAGGCCGGCTGACGGAAGTGCCGAAGATTCCCGGCACCGACGGGCGCAAGATGAGCAAGAGCTACGGAAACACCATCGATCTGTCCGACGAGCCGGACGTGGTGCGGCAGAAGGTCAGCACGATGGTCACCGATCCGGCGCGCAAGCGACGCAAGGATCCCGGCAATCCGGAAATCTGCCCGGTGTACACGCTCTGGAAGGCGTACAAACCCCTTGATGAACTGGGGTGGGTGCGCGAGGGCTGCACGACGGCAAGCATCGGATGTCTTGATTGCAAGCGCCCGCTCATTGACCTGATCAACGCGCAGCTTGAACCAATTCAGGCGCGGCGAAAGGCGCTCGAAGCCGATCCGGGCCGACTCGACGCGATCATGGACGCGGGCAATGCCAAAGCCCGGGCCGCGGCCGAAGAGACGATGCACGCGGTTCGTTCGTCCATGGGACTTCGGCCGTGA
- a CDS encoding segregation/condensation protein A: MSEYRVTLSAFEGPLDLLLHLVRKNEYDIFDIPIAEITRQYLDFLELMTELNLEIASEYLLMSATLMKIKSAMLLPRPEDAADEGDDPRAELVRQILEFERFREAAHEFGERELLGRDVFARKFTSPEIDEARKEPAFLQVNMFDLMEALKGVLARAKGPGVTMIAAERYSIRQRMTQIIEVLGKTPNVRFEKLFEDDISKGEIIITFLAILELMRLQYASIVQEARFGPIHVLSKLAPDEPVEIPDDIESTAAGAAPMNGHPKAPAASDAPDNGNEN; this comes from the coding sequence GTGAGCGAATACCGCGTCACGCTCTCGGCCTTCGAGGGGCCGCTCGATCTCCTGCTGCACCTGGTGCGCAAGAACGAATACGACATCTTCGACATCCCCATCGCCGAAATCACACGGCAGTATCTCGATTTTCTGGAGCTGATGACGGAGCTGAACCTGGAGATCGCCAGCGAATATCTGCTGATGAGCGCGACGCTAATGAAGATCAAAAGCGCGATGCTGCTGCCCCGGCCCGAAGACGCGGCCGACGAGGGAGACGATCCGCGCGCGGAGCTGGTGCGCCAGATTCTTGAGTTCGAACGATTCCGCGAGGCGGCGCACGAGTTCGGCGAACGCGAACTGCTCGGACGCGACGTGTTCGCGCGCAAGTTCACATCGCCGGAGATCGACGAGGCGCGCAAGGAGCCCGCGTTCCTGCAGGTCAACATGTTCGACCTGATGGAGGCTCTCAAGGGCGTGCTCGCGCGCGCCAAGGGACCGGGCGTCACGATGATCGCGGCGGAGCGCTACTCGATCCGCCAGCGCATGACGCAGATCATCGAGGTGCTCGGCAAGACGCCGAACGTGCGTTTCGAGAAACTGTTCGAGGATGACATCAGCAAGGGCGAGATCATCATCACGTTTCTCGCCATCCTGGAGTTGATGCGGCTGCAATACGCCTCCATCGTGCAGGAGGCGCGCTTCGGGCCGATTCACGTGCTTTCGAAGCTCGCGCCGGACGAGCCGGTGGAGATTCCCGACGACATCGAGTCGACCGCCGCCGGCGCGGCGCCCATGAATGGGCACCCAAAGGCGCCCGCGGCGTCCGATGCGCCCGATAACGGAAACGAGAATTAG